A stretch of DNA from Coccidioides posadasii str. Silveira chromosome 1, complete sequence:
CTGGGCAGTTCTTGGATTACATTGGGGGTTAGACTTTGAGGGTTTTCGGGATTAGGATCCTCCTTCAGTCCCATCGAGGAATATGTGCACAGACTTCCTGTTACTGGTGTCAAACCAGACACATATATATCCTTTCGGGTATTCTGATCAGACGAGAGAGCCGATCGGACCCAAACGACTAAAAGAGGGCACTGTTTGTTGAAATGTTGGGGGATAGGAGCGAAGCTCCGTACATCACCATGGTTTTCAACGCCCAAAAAAGAATAGCCGTCTGTGCTCCGGTCTAGCGACAGCCTTTTAATACCGTCATTGAGCCAATGTTCGGGTTCCGGATACAGAAATCTATCGTCGTAATAAGCTTGTAGGTGTGTTTTGTCAAGAGCGGTATTTATCTCTTGCTCTGCTTGGGCTTTCGCTTCTTGAAAATGACCGGAGATGTGGGGTCTCCCGCGGTGCCAGCTTCGGCTATGGTAGATGCATCTGGGCCATCTTCATTCGGTGCTTCCCGCTTGATATTgttctcttccttcttttccacGGCTACGCCACCGTGATGGGGTTCAGTCGCTGGAAAATCTGCGGGTTCCTCCTTTTTCACGCTTTCATCTTCCGACTTAGATCCCAGCTTAGGCTTTTTCCCCTTCAGGTTTGTTGTCTTGCTCAAAAGGGCCTCaagttcttcatcatcttctcctAGACCCGGATGGCTTTTAAAGGTCGAGCCCCAGACCTTCTTTGGGCGTTGTTGATCAGGTACCACACCGCTAGCTTCGTCTTCTTCCCCCTCCTCATATTCCTCCTGGCCAtccaattttcttttcctgaCGCCTTTAACCATGGCAGCGGTGTCGCGCACGGTAGAATCCGTAATGAGAGTTTCCGAAACAGTCTTCCACTCACCAGCCAACGCCATCTCTGGCCTAAACTCCTCAGGTATTGCAACTCCCATTTCAGCCAGCTGTTCCATCTGCCTCTTCCTTTGTTCTTTGTTAACACTCAGAGATGCGGAAGTCCCACTATCCAAATGCCCCGTGCTGCGCTTCCGCGGCGGCTGTTGGCCGGATGCTTTTGTTGTGGGCGCAACCAACCCCTTCAGTCTCTCGATTTCATTTTTCGCCTTCTGGGATTCTTTCTGGTCCTTATCCTGCGAGCGGTGAACGTCGCGGAGAAACCGTTTTAGACTCCCCTGGTGTTTGCCTGTCGCTTCATGCTGCGTCCGCTCGAAAGGAGTGTCACGGACATAGGTTTTGCAATGTTTGCACCAGTACTTTGGCTAATTTGGACCATGAAACATCAGTGCTGAATCGCGCATCTGGGTAGGTATTGACTTACCGTTGACTTCCAATATTCAGACATTGCGCAAGCGTACTGAGAGTTGCATAAAACTCCTCGTCAGGTTTGTAAGACGTAGCTTTGGCAGATCGGAGTTTCCTGCCTCAAGAGGGCTTGGCGCTGTCCAAAGTTTAGTTGGCGTTGCGCGGGCGTTTTGCTCTTGGAAAGTATCTTCTACGAGAGTCCTCTAGTTAAGTATATGGAGCAGGCGGTCAAATGGATAGCCCAGACTACAATAACTTGTAGTTGCTACTCCAAAAGCTGGCACTTTGATTTCTGGTAATGGTACTAACGATAATTGGTAAACTAAATGCTATTAATTCCAGGTTGACCATTCCTCTAACGTAAACCGTGATCTCCATGGCTTTTCAATCCTcgagattttttttttgattgcAGAATCATGAAGAGAGGACGGACAACAATTTTAGGCTTAAAATGCACACCAAGCCCTGTTTGATGTTTCCTTGGAGCGTTTCTGACCAGAAGCGATAGGGACATGGGAACTTATGGCTGGGCTTTCTGGGGCCTGTGATTAAGCCCGCTCATTACCAAAAATTTCACTCAATACAGAATTGTGTGATGGTTCTAGTAGCAATTGGCTCTAGAAATTTTCAATTCTGTGCTGCTTAAGAAGAGCGTCGTGGTAGGACAGGCGGGATCACGGACTTACATTCCACTTGGCCAATCCGATTTCAGTATTTCTGtctttgttatcaagaattgCTAGAGAATCTACATGCGAAGAGAACTACCTACAGACATAGCAGCACTACAGCGAGTAAACCATCCCGATGGCATGAAGTCCCAAATGACTTCCTGTCCAGCCATGTCTACATCCAAAGAGATATAATGCATCCGAAAGTGGTCCCATTCTGACCATAGACTTCGCCATCAAAGATGTATGTACCTTCCGGACTCACATGTATTAGTTGCCCAATACCTTTCTACCCTAACTCTAAGCTCACGGGTATCATGGCTTAGCCAGTGCTCGACGGCCCTTGTGGAATCAACAAACTCTTCTTCGCGTCGAACGAATTTCTTCCTCCATTCTCTTTCGGCTGGCTCTCCATCTATCTCGTCACCGCTATCCCactcatcttcttctcccgTCCCTTCTTCAACTGGGTCCCATTCTTCAGTCTCCCAGATCAATTTGAAACTCAGAGGGGGGAGGGAGAAATGACGCGCAACGATAGCTTTGATGCGATATATATCAAAGGTCCTCGGGATCTCCCTTTTAAACTCCGTGGTTGTCTGTGCAGCTACAGGCTTATCGTCAATATAACCTCTTGACGTGACTGTGTTTGGATTTGGAATGTAAAATGTAAAGTTGACGAGTCGTGCTGCCAATGATCGAGGATTTATAGCAGCATCCCCCTCCAATCTTTTGATTTCTGGGGTACCGTATATTAGGCACAACTCGTCATATCGGGGATGTGAGGCAAGAATCCGCTTCTCTGCGCTCTCGGGGAATGCTGACAGTTCCTTCTTAATAAGAGACAAGTAGTAAAGTTCTCCATTGACCCGATCTTGGGCTGATACCTTGCCGTAGTTCAACACCCGTAACTTGGAGAGTCGAGCAAGCGTAAGCATGTAAGCCTCATCAACGGTCATACGTTCCTCAGGCAATCCTGTAATGGCAGTAGAAGCGGGCGGTTTCTCGTAGAGAGGATTATCTGATATGCGGAGGTTCGTAAGACCAGGAAAAACGGTCGGAAGGGCATCAATGAAGGCCCAAGAGTCTATTAGATTTAGCGAGATATCCAAAGTAGTAAGCGTAGGTGAGAAGACTAGAGGAGCATTTTTCTCAGTAGCATCTTGGATTTTGCTTATCTTGTTACGGCGAAGCGAGAGGCGATTTAATTGCGGGAGAGATGCTAGATGCGAAAGACTCCCTAAAGAGCAGAAGATGTTGGATTCTAAGGATAGCTCTCGAATGGTGTCTGTTATCGGCCTTGAAACCAAGGATATTTGATTGGACGATAGGGATAGGGACCGGAGGTCGGGAAATCGGTAAGAAAGGATAGATATCTGCACAATCGATGAGCCAATCCTGACCAATACGCCCTGCTGTATGGTGATCATACCTCTTCCCATGTCATAAGAGTCTCATCAAGGGACAACTCCAAGACTCCTTTCACTAATCTATCTCTAGGGACGGTACCGAGACGATTACCGCTGCAGCGAGTTAGTAACTTAACACCAGCTGCATTAGGCGACAAGGGCGAAATGGAAGCTCTCGCGCATACTTCAATTTCAAACTTCGCAAGTCCATGAACTGTTCACAAATATCCATAATTTCTATCCAGTCTGCCAGAAAATTCCGATTGAGATCAAGTTCCCTAATCATCGGGCAAGTGTCCTTGATCTTTTCCAATTCACGCTTGCGCAGATCATTGTCCGCATCCACTGCAAGAACGCCTCTCAAGCGCATTCCGTCCAAAATAACGATTTTTAGCTCCCGCAGTGCGGCAAGCTGCTTTCGAATCTTCTCAAAGCCAACTTCTTCCACGACCTTCCCGCTAATCTCAATTGGCCTGCTGCCTCTAGAGGGCGAACCAGACATGTCAGAAGTAATCTCAGAGACATACTTCGTGCGAAGAGCTTCAAGGAATCCTCGAGGCCTATCTGCCAATCTAGCTGGGCGCAGAAAAGAGCCAGCAGTAGGAGAATTACTTCTACCTAGGGAATAGATTAGCCTCGTCTTCTGAAGTCTATATGAAAGTCGGGGTGGACATGGAGCATAAATAGTACATTCGAAGTATTTCACTCCCTTATGCTCTCCTGAGTGTTTTCCTCTTGCGGGGTCGTCCCATTCCACTCCCAGCCATTCCCCATCAGTCCCCTGAACTTTGCCTATGTATCTAATAGTGCATAAAGATCCATCATATGAGCGCCTTGTGCCAACCCTTGCTACGGGCTGTCGTTGAATAGTTTCCCAATCCGACATATAAAATGATATAATATGAAAAATTATATGTTTTCAATTCCACTTCACTCCATGA
This window harbors:
- a CDS encoding uncharacterized protein (EggNog:ENOG410PPJM~COG:A~BUSCO:12784at33183), with protein sequence MSEYWKSTPKYWCKHCKTYVRDTPFERTQHEATGKHQGSLKRFLRDVHRSQDKDQKESQKAKNEIERLKGLVAPTTKASGQQPPRKRSTGHLDSGTSASLSVNKEQRKRQMEQLAEMGVAIPEEFRPEMALAGEWKTVSETLITDSTVRDTAAMVKGVRKRKLDGQEEYEEGEEDEASGVVPDQQRPKKVWGSTFKSHPGLGEDDEELEALLSKTTNLKGKKPKLGSKSEDESVKKEEPADFPATEPHHGGVAVEKKEENNIKREAPNEDGPDASTIAEAGTAGDPTSPVIFKKRKPKQSKR
- a CDS encoding uncharacterized protein (EggNog:ENOG410PG75~COG:O~BUSCO:3847at33183), with protein sequence MSDWETIQRQPVARVGTRRSYDGSLCTIRYIGKVQGTDGEWLGVEWDDPARGKHSGEHKGVKYFECRSNSPTAGSFLRPARLADRPRGFLEALRTKYVSEITSDMSGSPSRGSRPIEISGKVVEEVGFEKIRKQLAALRELKIVILDGMRLRGVLAVDADNDLRKRELEKIKDTCPMIRELDLNRNFLADWIEIMDICEQFMDLRSLKLNGNRLGTVPRDRLVKGVLELSLDETLMTWEEISILSYRFPDLRSLSLSSNQISLVSRPITDTIRELSLESNIFCSLGSLSHLASLPQLNRLSLRRNKISKIQDATEKNAPLVFSPTLTTLDISLNLIDSWAFIDALPTVFPGLTNLRISDNPLYEKPPASTAITGLPEERMTVDEAYMLTLARLSKLRVLNYGKVSAQDRVNGELYYLSLIKKELSAFPESAEKRILASHPRYDELCLIYGTPEIKRLEGDAAINPRSLAARLVNFTFYIPNPNTVTSRGYIDDKPVAAQTTTEFKREIPRTFDIYRIKAIVARHFSLPPLSFKLIWETEEWDPVEEGTGEEDEWDSGDEIDGEPAEREWRKKFVRREEEFVDSTRAVEHWLSHDTRELRVRVERYWATNTYMAGQEVIWDFMPSGWFTRCSAAMSVGSSLRM